The window cccctccccaattcccccaccgaagccccctccccaattcccccagcgaagccccctccccaattcccccccatAAATCACTCCGAACCCCTCGAacgcagccccctccccaattcccccagcgaagccccctccccaattccccccgCCGTACCTCGGGGGTGAGGGGCGCGCACTcggggccggggcagggggCGGGGGTCAGCAGGAGCGgagcccccccccccaaattccagcagcGGGCAGTTCACCAGCACCACTTTGCTGAAGTTGAATTTGTAGGTGAATCTTTTCCCTTTGGTCTTGTGCAGAATCCGTTTGTTGTAGTAATACctgggggaaaaacccaaaatcccgaatttccacgggaaaaagggggaaaataacccaaaattcatggggaaaaaaggggaaagaaccCAAAATTCatgggggaaaaacccaaacttcatggggaaaaaaggggaaagaaccCAAAATTCAtgggggaaaaccccaaaattcatggggaaaaaacggggaaataatgcaaaattaatgggggaaaaaagggggaaataacccaaaattcatgggagaaaaaaggggaaaagaaaggggaaaaaccccaacattcatggggaaaaaaatccaatattaatgggaaaaaaatccaaaattcatgggaaaaaaaaaccaaaattaatgggaaaaaagggaaaaccccccaaaattctgaattttcaaggggaaaaaaatgggaaaaatgccccaaatcccggATTTTGGGCCCAATGCGTACCTGAGGGCGCGGCTGAGCTTGTCGTAGTTCATGTGGGGCTTGCACTTGCGCACCCCCCAGAGCCGCGCCACCTCGTCGGGGTCCTTGATGACGAACTCGCCGTAGTCGCCCTGCCAGGCGATGACCTCGCGGTAGCGCTCCTGCcgcag is drawn from Taeniopygia guttata chromosome 33, bTaeGut7.mat, whole genome shotgun sequence and contains these coding sequences:
- the ERFL gene encoding ETS domain-containing transcription factor ERF-like, producing the protein SGFAFPEWAYKAESSPGSRQIQLWHFILELLRQERYREVIAWQGDYGEFVIKDPDEVARLWGVRKCKPHMNYDKLSRALRYYYNKRILHKTKGKRFTYKFNFSKVVLVNCPLLEFGGGGSAPADPRPLPRPRVRAPHPRGLSGYSKAPALFGAGGFARPPLPEYPWGWGSYLPLPPPPAKLPPPPGGLYPPPFYLPPPPPAPPATPAHPPQR